The sequence below is a genomic window from Lolium perenne isolate Kyuss_39 chromosome 7, Kyuss_2.0, whole genome shotgun sequence.
GCAACGCCGCGGTGGGAGGACAAAAGTGTTTAAGTGAGAAATCACGAATGGCTTTTTTGCAAAATAAACGTCGACGTGGGAGGACGAAAGTGTGTAAGTGAGAAAGCACGCAGGGACCTCTCCGCAAAATAAGAAGTGCATATATTGCCTCTTCCTCTCCGCCCGGACAAGATCTAGGTTTCATTTCCCCCACTCCGCTAGGGTTTTCTTGGACACTCCGAAGGAGGAGACGGAGCTGAGGAGCCGGAAGGAGGAGACCACGCCGGCGAACACGTCGGAGGCAACGCCGGCGAACACATCCAAGGCAACACCGGCGAGGAAAGGTACAACCAAATCTTGGACTCTCCATTCCAAATCTTGATCCTTGATCCCCATTCCAAGATCTTGATCCTTGATCCCCATCCCCAAAATCTTGTCAACCATTCCTCGTGTAGATCCGCCTATGAAACCAGTAATCGTTTAGGCTTCTgttgttggtgtccaaaatcagGGATGGTCTGTCGTTTAATCATGTGTGTAAATCTTCTAAAAAGATGAACAATTGAGTTACAGATGATTAATTTAGGTAACATCACTTGGTTTTGACCAAGAGTTGCTGGCAGAATGTGAGCAACTAGATACAGATACTATTTAGATACTATTTGTTGGGCTGTGCATATACTGGTCTTAGTGGTTGATGAGGAGCATTTCTGTCATTTTGCATTGATTGCATGTACTGGCTTGTGCATACCATGCTACTACATCCTGGATTGCATGTACTGGCTTATTGATGCTATCCTATACTTCTTGGCTTGATCCTACGCTTATATGGATGAATTGCTAGCTGTTGTCTTCACTGATGCATGCTATTGATGCTACTTATGCATCTGAATATGTGTTCCTGTTGCTTTACAGTGATACCTTGGCATAATTCATGCATGGATTTGTTATGTAATCCATCCTGGATGAATGGATTACTGATGAACTGCATATGCAGtgatgcttaagtgttttgctttGCATGATTTGATGTTTCCATGGATACTTTGGAAATAAAtaaagtctgaatccattactggatggatgcttaagtgttttgctttACTGATGAACTGCATATGCAGTGATGCTTAAGTTTTGATGCCTACTGATAGTGATGGTTATCTGTTGTTGGTAAATCCATTACCTTAGTAGCCTTGCTACTAACTGGTTGCTCACACACTTGGCTTAATCTTGTTGGCTGCCTATCTCTGCTTGCATAATAGGGAATCATAGTTCATATGAAAGCCATTATGCTTGCTTATGAAGAATTTCTAGGATTTCTGATGGTTTAATTATCTAGGGTTTCATTGGGTGGTCTTTGATTGCATGTACTGGCATGTGCATCCAGTGGTGCTGGTGGTAGATGGAACTGTCAAGTCTTTTTGGCTATTGTCAACTGCCAAGTCTTTTTGGCTATTCAGACAAATGAAACGCAAGAGATAAATTTGTTTTGTGCTTGGTGATAATGACTTGTTTAACATGGCATTTGCTTTTGTTGGATGAGTTACAAGGCAATAGAAACTGTCTCTGTTTACCAATTGTCTGGTGATAATGTCTGGTGATAATTGTATTGAGATATGCAGATACATAAGCAGTAGCATAGGACAAATAAGTATAAAAACATATGCAACTGTTTGAAGTGGTTTAATTATGTCTGGATCAGTTCCTCCTACTATCTTGTTGGTTTAGCTCCTAGCCTTAGAAAATAGTACATGCAAATGAAGCCCAACCATCTAGTTGCTCTACTGTCTTCAGTTAATATGCATTACTGTCTGTCTGTCTTCATATTGTTTTGATATTAATTTGAGTTGTCTATTAATATTATAACTTCAACCTTCTAGATGGGATCTCCAATTGAAATTGACAGTGATCCAAGCTTGTACTCCGGTTCTTCAAGCTCAGACGCTACCATGTGTGACAAGTCTGACTGTGACTGTCAATCCCTTGGGGTCTTCAGAGGTATGAAATTGCAATTGATTCCTTCTTCTTCCTGTTGGTTAACATCATCTCTAGTCTAATGTGGGTTAACATCAATGTTGGTTAACATCAATGtggttatttatttatttttactaATGTAGGCTTCCATTACTTAACAATGACATATCTCTTTGTTACAACTAGGGCCACTGGTAAGTGGGAGCCATGACTTTGATGAGCACTGCATGTTTGGAAATGACATGTACTTGACAAAAGGTCAAGTCGATTTCCTTAATGAGCACTGCAACCACTTTCCAACAGAGGAATTTGAGTACTATGTCTACAGGATGACCAAGTCAGCAGTGATAAAGAATAAATGCAAGCTGGTAAAAATACAAAACCTAACCTTCATTACTATTGAGTACTATAAGAATGCTATTACTGTTGCTGATTGGAACTGATTGTATACATTGTATGGTTGACAGGATATTGGAAAGAAGTTCACTGCCAAGTACCTGAAAAGGTTCATTGATGATGCTCCTGGCAATGATGTTACTCTTTCTCTAGAGTACACCGACAGCAATGCACGCTTTAAAGTGaccatgaagatggcaaaggggaAGGCCAAGAATGCAATCATAGCAACTGGTTGGTCAAAGGCTATGAATACTTATGAGATCAAAGAAGGAGCCATCTACATCTTTGAATTCTACGTTGACATGAAAGGTAAGCTTGCTCTGATGATCCACAGTCTACCTGATGACTGTGATGACTCTGATTCATCTGAGTCATCAGAGTAAGTGCTCAACTTCCCTGAGTCATCCAGTTAGTTATGGAGTATTAGTTGTCTTAGTTGCTATGGACTGTTAGTTGTCTAAGTTGCTGAAGTAAGTGCTGAACTGCTGAACTACTTTTGATGCCTACCAGTGGGCATGCTACTTAAGATGCCTGTGATGCTTTTGTATGTAATGCCTGACATGCTTTTGTATGTAATGCCTGACATGCTATGCCTGTGATGCCTGTGATGCATCTTACTGCTATATATGTGATGCCTGTGATGCATCTTTACTGCTATATCTGTGATGTCTGTGATGCTTTTGTATGTCTGTGATGCATTGCCGGCACTTTTGAAGATTTGCCAGCGAAAGAAATTGCTGGCAGTTACCTGTATGCCTGTAATGAGCATTGCCGGCACTTTTGAAGATTTGCCACGAAAACATCTGGAGGCATATCGATAAAGTGCCGGTAATACTGAGCATTGCCGGCACTTTTGAAGATTTGCCACAAAAACATCTGGAGGCATATCGATAAAGTGCCGGTAATACTGAGCATTGCCGGCACTTTTGAAAATTTGCCACGAAAACGACTGGAGGCACTCGATAAAGTGCCGGTAATACTGAGCATTGCCGGCACTTTTGAAAATTTGCCGAGAAATCGATGAGAATTACTGGCACAGACCCAAAAAATGCCGGCAAAGATTACAAATGCAGGCACATTTGAGAAGTGCCGGCAAGAAAgtgccggcaattctagcacctgACGTAGTGCTAGTTCTGGACGACTGGGAGGAAGGGTACAGCGTCCACAAGGTGGACGTGGACGCCCTGGACTCCGACACCGGCGTCGGCGTCCATGAGGAGCTGCAGCCGTTCGCCGAGCCGCCGGTGGCCCGCTTCGGCGCCGTGCACGGCAACTCGCACGCCTTCCTCGCCCACGGTACCAAGATCATCGCCATGAAGCCCCCCGACATCTGCCCCGCTATCCCCGCCTTCGACACGGCCACGTCGGCCGTGGTCACCTTGCCGTGGCCGAGTTTCCGCATGGGCTACGGCCGGGCCATCCTCGTCTCCATCGGCGGCAAGATCTTCCTGTTCATCAACAAAACTCACTACCTCGGCGACCCGCCCTCGCCGCCGCCTCTGCGGCCCACCAGCGACGGTCACTTCCTCTACCGGCCGCGCGTGCAGCAGCAGTGGGTCTGGACTGCCGTCGGCACGCCGCAGGCGCGCCTGCCATTCACGGCCAGCAGCCGCTACTGCCACGCCCTGCACCCGGACGGCCGCACCGTGGTCGTCTCCGCCAGCAAGTGGGTCCCAATGAAGGAGGGGACCTTCTCCTTCGACACCGAGCGCCTCGAGTGGACGTGCCACGGCAGCTGGAAGCTACCATTCTCCGGCCAGGCATACTATCTCCCCGAGCTGGATGCATGCATGGGTTGGCCTCTGCCGCCACAAGGGCGGCACCGGGCACCTCTGCTCCTCTGACGTCGTGCCCGTCAGCGCCGGGCTTACGACCCTGCCGCGCTGGAAGCTCGGCGAGGAGAGGCTTTTCAACAGAGAGTCGCCGCTGCACCTGGGCGCCAGGCTTGTGCACATGGGCGGCACCAGGTTCTGCCTCGTGGAGCACTTGTGGCACGAGGACGACGACCACATACGTCGCAAAGGCGAGAATTCCGATTTGTTCGTCGCGCCTCCGCGCGTCGTGGTCCGCATCACCACTTTTGGTGTCAAGCACAGCGAGGACGGGGAGCTGCGACTCGAATCGGCACGAGCTCGCAGTTGCAACGTGTTCAGGCGACCCAATGGTTATGAGGATGCACGCCCCGTGGCGTTCTGGATCTAATGCCGTGTTTAGGCTAACCAAATTTGGTGGCCAATTTTTCTAACAAGCCATGGGACGCTATCTACCCGAAGAAGCCGTAGCTAAGCAGCTGTGGTTGTAGAAGCATCTTCAATGGTAGGCGCTTGTTTAGGCGTTTAAGTGGAAAAAGGTCTGGCTATTAATCCTAGCGTCCCCGCAACAGctaaggctgctcatagtggggagtaacttagactagtaacatatgtcatattactagtctaggttactaccttcatagtgggtagtaacttatatgtggtgtcatgcattgtgtcatttattatgatgtagactcattttgccttggggtgtgtgatgttatggtaacatagctagttaccacatcactctctttcttcatttattggcatgccatgtcaccaaaatgttttgagatgtgtgatgttactagctatgttactcccactatgagcagtctaagactgctcatagtgggagtaacataggtagtaacatcacacaccccaaagcattttggtgacatggcatgacaatgaatgaagaaagagaatgaggtggtaactagctatgttaccataacatcacacttctcaagacaaaatgagtctacaaTCTAATAAATGTAACATGCATGACATCACATATATgtaactacccactatgaaggtagtaacatagggtagta
It includes:
- the LOC127315403 gene encoding uncharacterized protein is translated as MCDKSDCDCQSLGVFRGPLVSGSHDFDEHCMFGNDMYLTKGQVDFLNEHCNHFPTEEFEYYVYRMTKSAVIKNKCKLDIGKKFTAKYLKRFIDDAPGNDVTLSLEYTDSNARFKVTMKMAKGKAKNAIIATGWSKAMNTYEIKEGAIYIFEFYVDMKGKLALMIHSLPDDCDDSDSSESSE